In Dehalococcoidia bacterium, the sequence TCCAGGACAAGATCCTCGTGGGCTTCTCGCCGGCCACGCTGGGCGAACCCTACCGCGCCATGATCGACGCCTACCTCGCCTTGCCGCTGAAGGACGCCGTCAAGGAGAAGTGGCTCGGCGGCAACGCCGCACGCTTGTTCAACATCGACTAGCACGCGCAGACCTCGAGGCGGCACTCCCAGGCAATAGTCGCCAACGCCGAACTCTGGCTAGACGATGAAGAGCCGCGGTCGCCTGGTGGCCGGAGATTGTCAGTAAGCACCGCTGCGAGACGCGGCGTGCCTACCGTCTATGGGAGGAAGAACGAGAGTTCTTACCGCACCGGCAGGTGGTGGGACGAGGAGCAACCCGCTAACGCGACGAGTATGCCCGCGCACCACGACTGAGCCGCTGACGCTCCCCGCTTCTCGGTGGTGCGTGTCCGGCGAGCGGACGGTACCCGGCGCCGCCGAACGGCGGCGCGAACCGCGCGTAGACCGCGGCGCTCGTCACGGCACGGCGACCAGGACCAGCGGCCCTGCCGGAGGCGTGCCGCTACCTGGCCGCTGCGCCCAGCGGCTCGGGATCGATGGGGGTGGGGCATCGCCTGCAGGACCGGCAGCACCTTCCTGGCGAACAGGCGCAGGCTCTTCTACGACGGCATGCCGCGCGAGCAGGCGGAGAAGACGTGGAAGACGGTCTTCCCGGGCTGATCGGCCGCCGCTGGCGCCATCGACAGCGGTAGGACGCCTCTCTATGCTGCGGAAGGAGCGGCAGCCGGGACCCCCGGCCGGCGGGGGCGTGCACTGCCGAAAGGAGGCTCCGATGAGTTCAGCGGAACGGCCGCCGTTTGAGATGCACGGTGCGGGCTGGTACAAGCAGGCCCTCGCCTACGAGGTCGTCCTCTACGAAGCCGATCCCGAGGCGCATGTCGCCAAGATCACGATGAACCGCCCGGAACGCATGAATGCGCTTAGCCACCAGCTCCGCGCCGAGCTGTTCCACGCGCTGAAGGTGGCGGAGCAGGACCCCGCGATCAACGTGATCGTGATCAAGGGCGCGGGGCGCTGCTTCAGCGCGGGCTACGACCTCGCCGGCGGCAACGTCGGCGTGGAGGAGCCGGACTTCGGCTCGCAGTACGTGGGCAGCGGCCACTGGGCCCGCTACCTGATCAACCAGTACTGGCAGATCTGGGAGCTGTCCAAGATCGTCATCGCCCAGACGCACGGCTACGTGCTGGCCGGCGCGTCGGAGCTGTGCGCGGTCTGCGACCTGGTCGTCTCCACGCCCGACTGCCAGTTCGGCTATCCGCCGATGCGCGCGATGGGCGCCCCGGACCTGATGTGGTTCCCCTGGCTGCTGCCCAGGCGCAAGGCCGCGGAGATGGTCTATACCGGCGACAGCATCACCGGGCAGGACGCGCTGCAGTTCGGCATGGTCAACTACTGCGTGCCGCAGGACAGCATCGACGAGTTCACCGAGACCTTCGCCAGGCGCGTGGCGCTGATCCCCTGGCAGATGCACACGATTCGCAAACGCGCCTTCCAGAAGGCCTACGAGCGGATGGGGTTCCGCGAGTCGCTCGAGATCTGCGCCCTAATGCAGGAGCGGTTCAGCTACACCGACCGCGTGAAGGAGATGCGCGAGTTGATGCAGAAGGCGTCGCTGCGCGAGTACCTGACCGTGCGCGACGAGCCGTACCAGGACTACCGCACGGCGGAGAACGCCATTCTCGACCGCGGCAGGCGAGAGGGCGACACCTGGAAAGGCGTGGCAAGCGAAGCGAGACCGCAGCGGTAGTGGCGGCACAGAGCGCCTGCCTCCGCGCCTCGCCCGCTTGCCGGTACCAGGAACCCGCGGCGCATCGCGCCCGGCGTCGGGCCGCCGATGATCGCCGTGGTGCTCACACGGCCGCGCCCTGCTGAACGCTCTCGAGCGCAGGGACCGTCGTGAGCGGCGGCTTCGGCGCCTCGGCGAAGGCGGGCATCACCTGTTCGGCGAAGAGCCGCAGCGAGTTGAGGATCTTCTCCTGCGGGATCACCTGGTCGAAATTGATCAGGAAGACCATGCGGTCGACGCCGATCGCCTCCCATTGCTTGAGCGCGGCGATCACCGTATCGGGGCTGCCGATCGGCGTGCCCTGCTGCACCGGACCGGCCACGTCGCCCGGCCGCTGCCGCAGTTGAATCGCCGAAGCCTGTGAGCCGTAGGCAGGCGAGGGGTAGAGGCTGCCCACGCCGGCGAGGTGCGAGGCGGCTCGCATGAAGTGATAGGCGGCGGCGCCTCCGTACTTGCGTGCCTCCTCGTCCGTCTCGTCGCAGTACATCCAGCCGACGCCGTTCACCTGCTCGTTCACGTAGTCACCCACCGGCTCGCAGGAGCGGATGATGCGCCGGTAGTCGCGCACGCGCTGCTCGTACTCGGCCGGCGTGCCGATCGAGACGCCGAGCAGGCCGATGCCGCGCTCCGCCGCCTGGATCGCCGTCTCGGGGCTGCTCACCGCGACCCAGAGCGGCGGGTGCGGCTTCTGGATCGGCTTGGGCAGCACGTTGCGCGGTGGGAAGCTGAAGTACTTCCCCTCAAACGAGAAGTATTCGTCCTTCCACATGCGCGGAATCG encodes:
- a CDS encoding enoyl-CoA hydratase-related protein yields the protein MSSAERPPFEMHGAGWYKQALAYEVVLYEADPEAHVAKITMNRPERMNALSHQLRAELFHALKVAEQDPAINVIVIKGAGRCFSAGYDLAGGNVGVEEPDFGSQYVGSGHWARYLINQYWQIWELSKIVIAQTHGYVLAGASELCAVCDLVVSTPDCQFGYPPMRAMGAPDLMWFPWLLPRRKAAEMVYTGDSITGQDALQFGMVNYCVPQDSIDEFTETFARRVALIPWQMHTIRKRAFQKAYERMGFRESLEICALMQERFSYTDRVKEMRELMQKASLREYLTVRDEPYQDYRTAENAILDRGRREGDTWKGVASEARPQR
- a CDS encoding LLM class flavin-dependent oxidoreductase, which translates into the protein MKFGIFYEHSVNRPWESASEYRIYQQALEQVELADQLGFDQVWQVEHHFLEEYSHGSAPEVFLAACAARTKQIHLGHGVCMILPPFNHPVRCAERAATLDIVSGGRLEFGTGRSATWTELGGFRCEPDDTKEMWDEALRAIPRMWKDEYFSFEGKYFSFPPRNVLPKPIQKPHPPLWVAVSSPETAIQAAERGIGLLGVSIGTPAEYEQRVRDYRRIIRSCEPVGDYVNEQVNGVGWMYCDETDEEARKYGGAAAYHFMRAASHLAGVGSLYPSPAYGSQASAIQLRQRPGDVAGPVQQGTPIGSPDTVIAALKQWEAIGVDRMVFLINFDQVIPQEKILNSLRLFAEQVMPAFAEAPKPPLTTVPALESVQQGAAV